Proteins co-encoded in one Candidatus Dormiibacterota bacterium genomic window:
- a CDS encoding heterodisulfide reductase-related iron-sulfur binding cluster, translating into MTVTGAFDAHHPPARALLDDCVHCGFCLQACPTYQLWGEEADSPRGRILLMDAALTGTVDLTAGLVRHWDRCLGCMACVPACPSGVRYDRLIEQTRQQVERRWRRPTADRLLRDALFAFLPHPRRMRVLARGLLLYQRSGVRDRLRRSGVLARLPRRLRLIEALAPPLDAAALGADPPARLPARAAPRMRVAMLSGCVQHAFFPEVNAAAARVLAAWGCEVVTPPAQPCCGALEMHSGREAAALRRARTLIERLEHTGADRLAVTSAGCGSTLKEYGELLADDPLWAARAARLAASVRDISELLAELGNPPPLSPLPVRLAYHDACHLAHAQGVREQPRALLAAIPGLELVAVAPGEACCGSAGIYNLVEPEAAGELGRRTAARLHEAAPEAVAAANPGCLLQIGSHLGARRTPLPLFHPVELLDASIRGEDALAMLRARAERWSTMGLPAGR; encoded by the coding sequence GTGACCGTCACCGGCGCCTTCGACGCCCACCATCCGCCGGCGCGCGCGCTGCTCGACGACTGCGTGCACTGCGGGTTCTGCCTCCAGGCCTGTCCCACCTACCAGCTCTGGGGCGAGGAGGCGGACTCGCCGCGGGGACGCATCCTGCTGATGGACGCCGCGCTCACCGGCACCGTCGACCTCACCGCCGGCCTGGTGCGGCACTGGGACCGGTGCCTCGGCTGCATGGCCTGCGTGCCCGCCTGCCCGTCGGGGGTGCGCTACGACCGGCTCATCGAGCAGACCCGGCAGCAGGTGGAGCGGCGCTGGCGGCGCCCCACCGCCGACCGCCTGCTCCGCGACGCGCTGTTCGCGTTCCTTCCCCACCCGCGCCGGATGCGGGTGCTCGCCCGCGGGCTCCTCCTGTACCAGCGCAGCGGTGTCCGCGACCGGCTGCGCCGCAGCGGGGTGCTCGCCCGGCTGCCCCGCCGGCTGCGCCTGATCGAGGCGCTGGCGCCGCCGCTCGACGCCGCCGCGCTGGGTGCGGACCCTCCGGCGCGGCTGCCCGCGCGGGCAGCGCCGCGGATGCGGGTGGCGATGCTCAGCGGCTGCGTCCAGCACGCCTTCTTCCCCGAGGTGAACGCCGCCGCCGCCCGGGTGCTCGCCGCCTGGGGTTGCGAGGTGGTCACCCCGCCGGCGCAGCCCTGCTGCGGCGCGCTGGAGATGCACTCCGGGCGGGAGGCCGCGGCGCTGCGGCGGGCGCGCACCCTGATCGAGCGGCTCGAGCACACCGGCGCCGACCGGCTCGCGGTCACCTCGGCGGGCTGCGGGTCGACGCTCAAGGAGTACGGCGAGCTGCTCGCCGACGACCCGCTGTGGGCGGCGCGGGCGGCCCGGCTCGCCGCCTCCGTCCGCGACATCAGCGAGCTGCTCGCCGAGCTGGGGAACCCGCCGCCGCTGTCACCGCTGCCGGTGCGGCTCGCGTACCACGACGCCTGCCACCTCGCCCATGCCCAGGGGGTGCGTGAGCAGCCCCGCGCGCTGCTCGCCGCGATCCCCGGCCTCGAGCTGGTCGCGGTCGCGCCCGGCGAGGCCTGCTGCGGCAGCGCCGGGATCTACAACCTGGTCGAGCCCGAGGCCGCGGGCGAGCTGGGCCGGCGCACCGCGGCCCGGCTGCACGAGGCGGCGCCCGAGGCGGTCGCCGCCGCCAACCCCGGCTGCCTGCTGCAGATCGGCAGCCACCTCGGCGCCCGCCGCACCCCGCTGCCGCTCTTCCACCCGGTCGAGCTGCTCGACGCCTCGATCCGCGGTGAGGACGCCCTCGCCATGCTTCGCGCTCGGGCCGAGCGCTGGTCGACGATGGGCCTCCCGGCCGGCCGCTGA
- a CDS encoding FAD-binding protein has product MSTAAAPARTLLERAAGEDAVREGTAADAVGGLVPAAVVSPVDEAAVAAVCSAAHRAGLALVVRGAGTRQGWGRTPRRCDAVLDTSRLRGVVEHAPGDLVCTVRAGTPLDELREVLAAAPGHRQWLPLDPPQPGAQTVGGLVATAAAGPLRVRYGTARDLVIGARFVLGDGTVGHSGGRVVKNVAGYDVTRLLVGSLGTLAVITEVTVRLHPLPPASRSLLLERASPARLAALSDLLRTAPVVLSAADVCWPDATARLRVDGTEEAVDEQAAALAGLTGARVLDGAEAEALDAALAVRPWRGEGAVAGLAVPRTRLAELLELASAYAVEMVVRAPLGVAEARLPERPEVVAQLRAAVERLGGHLVLHRGGPGLAGVALPAGDGPEVALMRALKRSLDPAGVLAPGRALGDEETA; this is encoded by the coding sequence GTGAGCACCGCCGCGGCACCGGCGCGGACCCTGCTGGAGCGCGCCGCCGGCGAGGACGCGGTGCGCGAGGGGACGGCCGCGGACGCGGTGGGCGGCCTCGTCCCGGCCGCGGTGGTGAGCCCCGTCGACGAGGCCGCGGTGGCCGCGGTCTGCTCCGCGGCGCATCGCGCCGGCCTCGCCCTGGTGGTGCGCGGCGCCGGCACCCGGCAGGGCTGGGGACGGACGCCGCGGCGCTGCGACGCCGTCCTCGACACCTCACGGCTGCGCGGCGTGGTCGAGCACGCCCCCGGCGACCTGGTCTGCACGGTGCGGGCGGGCACGCCGCTGGACGAGCTGCGCGAGGTCCTCGCCGCCGCGCCCGGGCACCGGCAGTGGCTGCCGCTCGACCCCCCGCAGCCCGGCGCCCAGACCGTCGGCGGCCTCGTCGCCACCGCCGCCGCCGGCCCCCTGCGGGTGCGCTACGGCACCGCCCGCGACCTGGTCATCGGCGCCCGCTTCGTGCTCGGCGACGGCACCGTGGGGCACAGCGGCGGACGGGTGGTGAAGAACGTCGCCGGCTACGACGTCACCCGCCTGCTGGTGGGGTCGCTGGGCACGCTGGCGGTGATCACCGAGGTGACCGTGCGCCTCCACCCGCTGCCACCGGCCAGCCGCAGCCTGCTGCTCGAGCGCGCCTCGCCGGCGCGGCTGGCGGCGCTGTCCGACCTGCTGCGCACCGCGCCGGTGGTGCTCAGCGCCGCCGACGTCTGCTGGCCCGACGCCACCGCCCGGCTGCGCGTCGACGGGACCGAGGAGGCGGTCGACGAGCAGGCCGCGGCACTCGCCGGGCTCACCGGCGCGCGCGTCCTCGACGGCGCCGAGGCGGAGGCGCTCGATGCCGCGCTCGCGGTGCGGCCGTGGCGCGGCGAGGGCGCGGTGGCGGGGCTGGCGGTGCCGCGCACCCGGCTCGCCGAGCTGCTCGAGCTCGCCTCCGCGTACGCCGTGGAGATGGTGGTGCGGGCCCCGCTCGGGGTGGCGGAGGCGCGCCTGCCCGAGCGGCCGGAGGTGGTGGCGCAGCTGCGCGCCGCAGTCGAGCGGCTCGGCGGCCACCTGGTGCTGCACCGCGGCGGCCCCGGGCTCGCCGGCGTGGCCCTGCCTGCCGGGGACGGCCCCGAGGTGGCGCTGATGCGCGCGCTCAAGCGCTCGCTCGACCCCGCCGGGGTGCTCGCCCCGGGTCGCGCCCTCGGCGACGAGGAGACGGCGTGA